Proteins encoded within one genomic window of Polynucleobacter duraquae:
- a CDS encoding tetratricopeptide repeat protein, protein MSANHFLLRPAQLCGLCAMFAVLLLAGCSTPGQQLAEAEIKALNSAPASAQGTQAPYLGSYGPNDPPRLAGNDAGYDQFNAELSDSVAVPFLSFLIIEPDPVTRNGVPSDIEKLVKAKKYPEAIDSINKQLKKTPGNVQLRYVKARIQIEMRQWVEAKKTLVEITQQFPELPEPYNNLAALAANQGNWIEARDYLELALKLRPSYTVASANLGEVYIRLAAQAYDNAAKDAVLNQRQYTNRAKALMEILKPPKKGVVPAVPAVPATPTSK, encoded by the coding sequence ATGTCAGCTAACCATTTTTTACTACGTCCAGCTCAGCTCTGTGGCTTGTGCGCCATGTTTGCTGTTTTACTCCTTGCGGGCTGTAGCACTCCTGGGCAGCAGTTAGCAGAGGCTGAAATTAAGGCTCTTAATAGTGCCCCCGCTAGTGCTCAAGGTACTCAAGCGCCCTATTTAGGATCTTACGGCCCCAATGACCCTCCGAGACTAGCCGGAAACGATGCTGGATACGATCAATTTAATGCTGAGTTATCAGACTCTGTCGCTGTTCCTTTTTTATCCTTTTTGATTATTGAGCCAGACCCAGTAACCAGAAATGGAGTTCCGTCCGATATTGAAAAGCTAGTTAAAGCCAAAAAATATCCTGAAGCTATCGACAGTATCAATAAGCAACTGAAGAAAACACCGGGTAATGTGCAGTTACGTTACGTCAAAGCACGTATCCAGATTGAAATGCGCCAGTGGGTAGAGGCTAAAAAGACCTTGGTTGAGATTACCCAACAGTTTCCGGAGCTACCTGAGCCTTACAACAACTTAGCTGCACTAGCTGCAAATCAAGGCAATTGGATTGAGGCAAGAGACTATTTAGAGCTCGCCTTGAAATTACGCCCAAGCTATACAGTTGCCTCAGCTAACTTAGGCGAGGTCTATATTCGCCTAGCAGCTCAAGCATATGACAATGCCGCAAAAGATGCAGTCTTAAATCAGCGTCAATACACCAATCGTGCAAAAGCACTGATGGAGATACTGAAGCCGCCTAAAAAAGGAGTTGTGCCAGCGGTACCTGCAGTCCCAGCAACGCCTACTTCAAAATAA